In the Alligator mississippiensis isolate rAllMis1 chromosome 7, rAllMis1, whole genome shotgun sequence genome, one interval contains:
- the LOC106737377 gene encoding interleukin-36 receptor antagonist protein: MGDPQGAPGADTISVVRNQFLEEENYPIIMGIKGGKCCLLCGMASEPQLQLEDKEIATISRSQSNALRFTFFNTPQGKTHHFLSASYPGWFLCTSQKSNNLLSLTNQLGQVNNTDFYFNRKN, translated from the exons ATGGGTGATCCCCAGGGGGCGCCAGGAG CAGATACTATCAGCGTGGTACGCAACCAGTTCTTGGAAGAGGAGAACTATCCCATCATCATGGGCATCAAGGGAGGGAagtgctgcctgttgtgtggGATGGCGTCAGAGCCCCAGTTGCAACTGGAG GACAAGGAGATTGCAACAATTTCTCGGAGCCAAAGTAATGCACTACGCTTCACCTTCTTCAACACCCCTCAGGGCAAGACCCACCACTTCCTGTCAGCCTCCTACCCTGGCTGGTTCCTCTGCACCTCCCAGAAAAGCAACAACCTTCTGAGCCTCACCAACCAGCTGGGCCAGGTCAACAACACTGACTTCTACTTCAACCGCAAAAACTAG